In Nocardioides bizhenqiangii, the DNA window CTCGGTGAGGGCGAGGTCGACGAGGCCGTGGTGCAGGTCGTCGGCGAGCGCCTCCTGGAGCAGGCCGCCGAGCAGCGGCGCGACCGGCTCCTCCCGGAACCGCGGCGTCAGCGCGTCGTTGACGAGCGACTCGATGTGGTCGGGACGCACCTTGGACAGGGCGATCGCCGCGAGGTCGGCGGCCTCCTCGACCACGCGCTTCGCGTTGGCAGGCACGACGAGCCAGTTCGCCACCCGCTGCGAGATCCCGACCGCCAGGATCCGCTCGCGGATGATGTCCTCCTGGAGGAAGTTCTCCCCCACGAACTGCTCCAGCCCCCTGCCGAGGTCGTCCTTGCGCTTGGGAATCAACGCGGTGTGCGGGATGGGCAGGCCGAGCGGATGCTTGAAGAGCGCCGTGACCGCGAACCAGTCCGCGATCGCGCCCACCATCGAGGCCTCGGCGCCGGCGTTCACGAAGCCCCAGAACCCGTCCTGGTCGAGGGTGGCCACGTAGACCGCTGCGGCGAACAGCAGCAGCGACACCGCCACGGTGCGCATCCGCCGCAGCGCGCTGCGACGTTCGGCGTCCGTGGCGTCTCCCACCAGCGGGTCGGTCGGCAGCGTCGGAACGGTCACGGCGTCATTATTGATGGTCGCTTCACGCGGACCCGCTCGTTCCTCGCTCTCCGCGCTCAGACGACACTCCCCGTGCGGCGCGTCGTCCCGTGATCCGATGCCTCGTCCGCGACGCTGGTCGACGTGTCCTTCCCCGCACACGTCGCTGCCGCCTGCCTTCTGGCATGCGTCCTGACCGCCGTCGGCGGCCCGGCGGTCGTCCGAGCCGACGACCAGGCGCACGATCCGGACCAACGACACGCCACTGACACGCCGTACTCCACGCTGGCGATGCGCGACCTCTTCGTCGCCCGGCCCCGGCTCGGCATGCTCGAGTCGCTGGTGGCCAACGCGCTGCTGGCCCGGCCGACCGACGGCGAGCAGGACCCGGGCGGCGACGGCTACCGCGGCCCGAGCCAGAAGCGCTGCGGGAAGAGGATCTGCGTCCACTACGCAGTGCGCGGTGCCGACGCGCCACCGTCGCGGCGATGGGTACGGCGGACGCTCCGGGTGCTCGGCAGCGTCTGGGACCACGAGGTCGGCGACCTGCGCTTCCGGCCGCCGCCGGCCGACCGGCGCCGCGGTGGCGACAGCCGGTTCGACGTCTACCTCGCGGACGTCGGCCGCCGCGGCCTGTTCGGCTACTGCACGCCCGAGCGGCGGTTGCGTGGCGAGCGGTTCGCGGCGTCCAGCTACTGCGTGGTCGACGACGACTTCGCCCGCCGGCAGTTCGGCGCCCGTCCCGTCGACAGCCTGCGGGTGACGATCGCCCACGAGTTCTTCCACGCGATCCAGTTCGGCTACGACTTCCGCGAGGATCCGTGGCTGCTGGAGTCGACCGCCACCTGGATCGAGGAGACCTTCGCCGACCGGGTCGACGACAACCGCCGCTACCTGAGGTTCGGCACCGTCCACCGGCCGGCCGTGCCGCTCGACGACTTCTCCAACGACCGCTACGCGCACTACGGCACCTGGGCGTGGTGGGAGTACCTGTCCGACCGGCACGGCGGCGGTCTGGTGCGAGCGGTCTGGCGGCAGGCCGACACCGTCGGCGACGCCCCCGACCACTACTCGGTCGACGCCCTGGAGGCTGTGCTCCAGCGGCACGAGGGGCTGCCCCGCGCGCTGACGTCGTACGCCGTCGCCAACCTCTGGCCCGCGGACACCTACCCCGAGGGGAGCCGGTGGCCGGCCGCCCGGGTCGGCCGGGCGGTCC includes these proteins:
- a CDS encoding MXAN_6640 family putative metalloprotease, translating into MSFPAHVAAACLLACVLTAVGGPAVVRADDQAHDPDQRHATDTPYSTLAMRDLFVARPRLGMLESLVANALLARPTDGEQDPGGDGYRGPSQKRCGKRICVHYAVRGADAPPSRRWVRRTLRVLGSVWDHEVGDLRFRPPPADRRRGGDSRFDVYLADVGRRGLFGYCTPERRLRGERFAASSYCVVDDDFARRQFGARPVDSLRVTIAHEFFHAIQFGYDFREDPWLLESTATWIEETFADRVDDNRRYLRFGTVHRPAVPLDDFSNDRYAHYGTWAWWEYLSDRHGGGLVRAVWRQADTVGDAPDHYSVDALEAVLQRHEGLPRALTSYAVANLWPADTYPEGSRWPAARVGRAVRLGQAQRSDAVRVRIDHLAARHLAFAPAGDLRSHRWRLRVTVDAPRRRAAARVTVVRSGGRRATHAVRLDRRGDAALTVRFDRRAVARVVVTLVNTSSRYRCGRRTMFACRGVPRDDDARFQVIARLIRR